One genomic region from Anopheles bellator chromosome 2, idAnoBellAS_SP24_06.2, whole genome shotgun sequence encodes:
- the LOC131207860 gene encoding sodium channel protein Nach yields the protein MHFEKGHPRAVKSVKRAKDQREQKGPFSWILQLFRSVSTFVLLFLEQGAVHGLAHLGKPVLHATEKLFWLALIAAALYFSVVLSFVSWDRYQHKATVVAIEKDHYYWNTSMPSLTICPLKRIYQPSLRSYCLINGITDENDQMEFFRFLESLANSSYFNFENIHHNENVDRVLEVLQLQPDNYMKTIYNLTRDLSRLDDTELRVRTQSNLEYLRTLQTLTEYGICYTTNSFISSNLTASLLLVGRQKPPDAFYSTRVVHDVRFGNLFDGDITYSFIGFEPPISIFYHSPYDTPNIANFQPLSNDAQEFETFSIELVTTKDFKAETSISQRGCRFTDESNLTHYSIYTQGICQQECRITLAFKLCGCIPHFYPNPAGPNAKPVCHYKQLIRCFPRHQKLFLEFKQDNNDQKGIPCYCEQNCVGSKVIIENRQVLKETQKLIGSIGGLVVMKRYPLVRFSRQLLFTFTDLLVSIGGTAGFFLGFSVLGMVEILYFFTLRLVWYVAGRR from the exons atgcattttgagAAAGGGCATCCCCGGGCCGTGAAGTCTGTGAAACGCGCCAAAGACCAGCGGGAACAGAAAGGTCCGTTCAGCTGGATCCTGCAGTTGTTCAGATCGGTCAGCACCTTCGTGTTGCTGTTCCTCGAGCAAGGTGCCGTCCATGGATTGGCACATTTGGGGAAACCGGTTCTGCATGCTACGGAAAA ATTGTTTTGGCTTGCATTGATCGCTGCCGCGCTGTACTTCTCCGTGGTGCTGAGCTTCGTTTCCTGGGACCGCTACCAGCACAAAGCCACGGTCGTGGCCATCGAGAAGGATCATTACTACTGGAATACGTCCATGCCCAGTCTCACCATTTGCCCCCTGAAGCGCATCTATCAGCCGTCTCTGCGCAGCTACTGCCT AATCAACGGTATCACCGACGAGAACGATCAAATGGAGTTCTTCCGGTTCCTGGAGTCACTGGCAAACTCGTCGTActttaattttgaaaacatcCATCACAACGAAAACGTAGAC CGAGTGTTGGAAGTGTTGCAGCTACAGCCCGACAACTATATGAAAACGATCTACAACCTCACGCGCGATCTGTCCCGGCTCGACGACACGGAACTGCGCGTTCGAACGCAGAGCAACCTGGAATATCTGCGCACCCTGCAGACGCTAACCGAGTACGGCATCTGTTACACCACCAACAGCTTCATTTCGTCCAACCTGACCGCCAG CCTGCTGTTGGTCGGCCGACAGAAACCGCCGGATGCATTCTACTCGACCCGCGTCGTGCACGACGTCCGGTTCGGGAACCTTTTCGACGGTGACATCACGTACAGCTTCATCGGATTTGAGCCGCCCATTTCG ATCTTCTACCACAGTCCCTACGATACGCCCAACATTGCCAACTTTCAGCCACTCAGCAACGACGCGCAGGAGTTTGAAACGTTTTCCATTGAACTGGTCACCACTAAGGACTTTAAGGC GGAAACGTCCATCTCGCAACGAGGCTGCCGCTTCACGGACGAGTCGAACCTAACGCATTACTCCATCTACACGCAGGGCATTTGCCAGCAGGAGTGTCGCATCACCCTGGCGTTCAAACTGTGCGGCTGCATACCGCACTTCTATCCCAATCCGG CCGGCCCGAACGCGAAACCCGTCTGCCACTACAAGCAGCTGATACGATGCTTTCCACGGCACCAAAAATTGTTCCTTGAGTTCAAACAGGACAACAACGACCAGAAGGGCATTCCGTGTTACTGCGAGCAGAACTGTGTGGGTTCGAAGGTTATCATTGAAAATCGCCAG GTTCTGAAGGAAACGCAGAAGctcatcggcagcatcggtgGATTGGTCGTCATGAAGCGGTACCCTTTGGTTCGCTTCAGCCGCCAGCTGCTGTTTACCTTCACCGATCTACTGG TGTCTATCGGAGGAACAGCTGGATTTTTTCTCGGATTCAGCGTGCTCGGAATGGTGGAAATTCTTTACTTCTTCACCCTGCGACTCGTGTGGTATGTGGCCGGACGACGTTGA
- the LOC131211924 gene encoding protein obstructor-E, which produces MLISREVTVKMKAVAKLSLSFLVLVGVIFGLATAQSQLRRQYETNRRPPVRNREPAVDSGAPERNPVRQKGPVQVAASDPETDPELSENCPEPNGYFADAEQCDKYYQCRDGQITEKLCPDGMVFNDYDLDQEKCDLPFNIDCSKRPKFQTPKPSQHCPRQNGYFASETGACDKFYYCVDGMFNMITCPEGLVFNQRTGICTWPDEAHKKGCTSQDVFKFSCPKVNETQAATHPRYADPDDCQFFYVCINGETPRRNGCKLGQAFDDQAKHCEWARKVPDCADWYKDRLTDEQLEALENPPTPKPKPPANASRPSRRRPAKRPKQPVAEDEE; this is translated from the exons GGCTCGCCACTGCACAATCACAGCTCCGTAGGCAGTATGAGACCAACCGGCGACCGCCAGTGCGCAACCGGGAACCGGCCGTAGATTCTGGCGCCCCGGAGCGGAACCCCGTTCGACAGAAGGGACCGGTTCAGGTGGCGGCGTCCGACCCGGAAACGGACCCGGAACTGTCGGAGAACTGTCCGGAGCCGAACGGGTACTTTGCCGATGCCGAGCAGTGCGACAAGTACTACCAGTGTCGCGATGGTCAGATCACCGAGAAGCTCTGCCCGGACGGGATGGTGTTCAACGATTACGACCTGGACCAGGAAAAGTGTGACCTCCCGTTCAACATCGACTGCAGCAAGCGGCCAAAGTTCC AAACACCGAAACCATCGCAGCACTGTCCGCGCCAGAACGGGTACTTTGCCAGCGAGACCGGGGCCTGCGATAAGTTCTACTACTGCGTGGACGGTATGTTCAACATGATCACGTGCCCGGAGGGCCTGGTGTTCAATCAGCGGACCGGCATCTGCACCTGGCCCGATGAGGCCCACAAGAAGGGCTGCACGTCGCAGGACGTGTTCAAGTTCAGCTGCCCGAAGGTGAACGAAACACAGGCGGCTACCCATCCGCGGTACGCCGATCCGGACGATTGTCAGTTCTTCTACGTCTGCATAAACGGCGAAACGCCCCGCCGGAACGGCTGCAAGCTCGGGCAAGCCTTTGACGATCAGGCCAAGCACTGCGAGTGGGCCCGGAAGGTTCCGGACTG CGCCGACTGGTACAAGGACCGTCTGACCGATGAGCAACTGGAAGCGCTCGAGAACCCACCGacgccgaaaccgaagccgcCGGCGAACGCCTCGAGGCCATCGAGGAGACGTCCAGCCAAGCGACCGAAGCAGCCAGTGGCGGAGGATGAAGAGTAG